In the Desulfosporosinus acidiphilus SJ4 genome, GGGAATCGCCGGTAAAGATACGCTTTTAGAGGAAAATAAAGATGTCATTGAATTACTGGATTTAAAATTTGGCTATTGCCGCTTCGTTGTAGCTATGCCGGAAGGGAGTGTTCCGCCGAAACTTCCTAACGGGGAGTACGATTTGAGCGGATTGAACCATCAAAGAGTCGCAACGAAATTCCCGAGAGTGGCGGAAACATTTTTCAGCGAGATAGGCATGCAAGTAAATCCCATTAAACTTCATGGCAACATTGAACTTGCTCCCTGTGTCGGTCTGGCAGAAATGATTGTTGATATTGTATCAACGGGTAAAACCTTGCGAGAGAACCATCTGGTGGAGGTTGCGCCGATACTTGATGCCACCTCGCGTTTGATCGCTAATAGAGTAGCTTATCGTATGAAGTATGAAAGAATTATGGATATTGCGGGAAAGCTGCGCAATGATATGAATGAAGTAGCTAATGAGGGAGGGAGCAGTACGTGAAAGTAGAGAATTTAAAAGACATTAATTTAAAACGTCTCACACGAAAATCTTATGGAGATGATAAAGCCCTTGAACTGCGTGTTGCTGAGATTTTAGAGAGCGTTTGTGAAAAGGGAGATGAGGCACTTTATGAGATGACAGAGAAATTTGATCATGTCAACCTGCGCCATGAGGGGTTAAAGGTTACCGCTGAGGAACTTCAAGGGGCTTACCGTGACGTTGGTGACAATTTTTTGCAGGCTTTACGCAGGGCAAAGGGGAACATCCTGCGCTACCATGAGAAACAAAAGCGCATCTCTTGGTTAGAACCGGATTCTGATGGAAGCATTTTGGGACAGCTTTTATTGCCGCTCCAGCGGGTTGGGATTTATGTGCCCGGCGGCACAGCTTCCTATCCATCGTCGGTACTGATGAATGCGTTGCCGGCAGTTGTTGCGGGTGTTAAAGAAATTGTAATGGTCAGTCCGCCCCGTCCGGACGGTACGCTGCTGCCTGAAGTATTAGTAGCTGCCGCAGAGGCAGGAGTGACTGAGATCTATAAAGTTGGAGGAGCTCAGGGGATTGCGGCTTTGGCCTACGGGACTGAGAGCATCTTCCGGGTTGATAAAATTACCGGACCGGGTAATATTTACGTGACCTTAGCTAAAAAGCAGGTTTTTGGCACCGTGGATATTGATATGCTGGCGGGACCCAGTGAAATACTGATCTTAGCCGATGAAAGCGGGAAAGCTGAAGAGTTAGCCGCTGATCTGTTGTCTCAGGCCGAGCATGATCGTCTTGCCTCCGCGATTTTAGTATCACCATCCCGTGATCTTCTGGAGGAAACCGTGAAAGAGGTAGAGAGGCAGCTGGAAGATTTGCCGCGGGGGGAAATCGCCCGTGCATCTTGGGAAACCTATGGTGCAGCTATTTGGGTTAACGATGTGAGTGAAGGTCTGGCTTTAGCGAACGAAATTGCCCCTGAGCATTTTGAACTGGTGGTCAAAGATCCTTACTCTTGGTTAGGACAGGTGAAAAACGTCGGGGCAGTGTTTTTAGGCAGGTATTCCCCAGAACCGGTGGGTGATTACTTTGCCGGACCTAATCATGTGTTACCTACCGGCGGAACAGCCAGATTTTATTCTCCCCTCAATGTTGATACCTTTATGAAGAAGGTGAGTGTTATTTCGTATTCCGAAGAAGCTCTCAAGCGAGATGCTCAACAGATAGCTCTGCTTGCCCGCCGCGAAGGTCTGGAAGCTCATGCCCGTGCTGTTGAAGTGCGAGTTAAGCGCAACCTTTCCTTGTAATTGCATAAATGGAACAAGTATCAATTGAGAAGAGTTCATAAAGACGGATTAAGGAAGGAGCCATACTCCTATGGGAATGATGGTAAACCAAATTGAGGAACTTGTGCGTCCGGAGGTGCGGAAGTTCGTTCCTTATAAAGCAAATCATATGCCCCAGTGCATTACTCTTGATGCTAATGAAAACCCTTTTCCTTGGCCGGAGGGTATGCGGGAAAAATTATATGCCGCCAACATACCTTTTAACCGTTATCCCGACGGAATGGCACAAGAGCTGAAACAGGCAATTGCGGGGTACGTACGGCTATCTCCTGAAGGAATCTTGGTTGGCAACGGTTCTGATGAATTAATTCAGCTCCTCCTTCTCACCTTTGGCGGAGGCGGAAAATCAATGGTTATCCATCCGCCGACCTTCAGTATGTATCAAATTGCTGCTCGTTTGACAAGTACGGCGGTTTTAGAAGTTCCTTTGCTGGAGGGCCTTTATTTGGACGTGGAGAAAATGTTAAAAGCGGCACAGTCTCCGGATGTTCATGTGCTGATTATTTGTAATCCTAATAATCCAACAGGTTCTCTGTTTCCACGGGAAGATATTTTAAAGCTTGTGAGGGAAAGCGGCAAAATTGTGGTGGTTGATGAAGCTTACGCAGAATTTTCCGGGGAAACTCTAATTCCTGAGCTGGCGAATTACCCTAACTTAGTAATCCTGAGGACTTTTTCCAAGGCTTTTGGTATGGCAGGCCTTCGTTTGGGGTACTTGCTCGGTCAACCCGGAACGATCGACTTAGTGAATCGTACCCGGGCCCCCTTTAATGTAAACTCTCTGAGTCAGAAGGCCGGGATTCTTGCCTTAGAATATCTGCCGGAATATCATAAGCAAATTGAGATTGTTACGTTGGAAATTCAAAAACTCTATCAAGGGTTATCCCTGGTTCCTGGGCTTAAGGTATTTCCGACAAAGGCTAATTTTATTCTCTTTCAACCGAAGGATGCGGATCGTTGGGTTAAGGAACTTTTGCAGAGAGGTTTTCTTGTCCGCAATATGGGCAATCTGCCGGTCCTTGGCAGTTGTTTGCGTATCAGTGCCGGTTTGCCGGAAGAAAATGAGAAGTTTTTAAAGGCTGTTGCAGAAATTAATCGGCTCTAGGTTTTAGGGTTAAGAAGTTGAGAAATGAAATAACAGGTGTTAATGAAATTATTCGTATCCGTCTTGTTTAACATGGGTTTCGAGAGGAGAACATTATGCGGGAAGCGTTTATTGAACGAAAAACAAAAGAAACTGAGATTCGTGTCCGACTGAACCTTGATGGGGCGGGAGACGCTCAGGCAGAGACAGGGATTGGTTTTTTTAATCATATGCTGACAGCCTTTGCCCGATTTGCTTATTTCGATCTTGAGTTAAAAGCCAGCGGCGATTTGGAAGTCGATGCCCACCACACCATTGAAGATTGTGGAATTGTATTGGGGCAGGCCTTGAAGGAAGCCTGCGGCAACAAGGCGGGAATTGAACGGATTGGCGAGACGCTGCTCCCCATGGACGAGGCCTTGGTTCAAGTTGCCCTTGATTTCTCCAACAGACCCTATTTAGTATGGGATATAAAGCCTTCTGAAGGAATGGTCGGCCAGTTTCCCTTTGAAATGGCAGAGGAATTCTTTCGGGCCTTCGCTGTACATAGCGGATTAACGCTGCATATTCGGCAAATTTCCGGAAAAAATCTTCATCATATCCTTGAAGCAGTATTTAAAGGTGTGGGGAGAGCCCTAGGTTTGGCTCTGCGTGAAAATCCACGCTTTAGCGGTATTCTTTCAACAAAAGGGGTTCTCTAAAAGACTCAATTGCGTTCCGGGAGGTATGGAAAGTGATAGGAATTGTGGATTATGGGCGTGGAAACTTGAGAAGTGTCGAAAAAGCTTTGGAAAAAGTGGGCTTTGAAGCTAAGATTATGACTGCTCCGCGAGACTTGCAAACTGTTGATGGTGTTATCCTGCCGGGAGTAGGGGCTTTTGCTGATGCTATGGAAGGCTTGAAGCAGGGGGAATGGATTGAGCCAATCGTTGAATTTGCCCGTTCCGGCCGCCCCTTTTTGGGAATTTGTCTCGGGATGCAGGTGCTCTATGAGGTTGGAGAAGAACATGGCGAACACGCCGGCTTAGGACTCCTCGCCGGACGGGTGGTTAAATTTCCGCCGGGCAGAAAAGTTCCTCACATGGGGTGGAACAGTGTTTCTTTGCTTCAACCTTCGCGCTTGTTAGAAGAGATTCCCAGCGAATCCTACTTTTATTTTGTGCATTCCTTTTATGTTCTGCCTGAGGATTCGCAGGATATCCTTGGTACCAGCGATTATGGAATTGTTTTTCCGGCCGTTGTCGGCAAAGATAATGTTTGGGGAGCTCAGTTCCACCCGGAAAAGTCAAGTCCTTGGGGGCTTCAGTTACTGTCTAATTTCGGAAAGTTGGTGAACGAGTATGCTGCTCTTTCCAGCAATTGATCTCAAAGAGGGAAAAGCTGTGCGTTTATTGCAGGGGCGCATGGAAGACTCCACGGTTTACGCTGATGACCCTGTTGAGGTGGCTGAGAACTTTAAAAAGCAAGGGGCTTCCCACTTGCATGTTGTTGATTTAAATGGGGCCTTTACCGGGCAGCCGGTCAATGATGAGGTAATTCGCAAAATCGTGGGGAGTGTTTCCCTGAAGGTCCAAGTGGGAGGCGGCATTCGAACGATGGAACGAATTACCGAACTATTGGAATTAGGAGTGGAACGGGTTATCTTAGGAACTATTGCAGTCAAAGACCCGCAATTAGTTGCTGAGGCTGCCCGCCGCTATGGTGAACGGATCATTGTTGGAATTGATGCCTTAGGGGGGCGGGTTGCCGTCCAGGGCTGGGCCGAAGCCACAGAGATGCAGGCTGTTGATCTGGCACAAGCCATGAAGAATGTGGGGGTTAAACACATCGTTTTCACCGATATAGCCCGGGATGGAATGCTTAGCGGGCCTAACATTGAAAGTACGGTTCAGTTGGCCCAAGAGACGGGCATCAATGTTATTACTTCTGGGGGAATTTCGACCTTAGAAGACATAAGGCGGCTGCAGACGGAACACTTAAAAGGGATTCCCAT is a window encoding:
- the hisG gene encoding ATP phosphoribosyltransferase codes for the protein MENDFLTIALPKGKLLIDSIQRLSRIGIDCDHVNEDSRKLFYDLPQSKVKIIICRATDIPTYVEYGAADLGIAGKDTLLEENKDVIELLDLKFGYCRFVVAMPEGSVPPKLPNGEYDLSGLNHQRVATKFPRVAETFFSEIGMQVNPIKLHGNIELAPCVGLAEMIVDIVSTGKTLRENHLVEVAPILDATSRLIANRVAYRMKYERIMDIAGKLRNDMNEVANEGGSST
- the hisD gene encoding histidinol dehydrogenase; this translates as MKVENLKDINLKRLTRKSYGDDKALELRVAEILESVCEKGDEALYEMTEKFDHVNLRHEGLKVTAEELQGAYRDVGDNFLQALRRAKGNILRYHEKQKRISWLEPDSDGSILGQLLLPLQRVGIYVPGGTASYPSSVLMNALPAVVAGVKEIVMVSPPRPDGTLLPEVLVAAAEAGVTEIYKVGGAQGIAALAYGTESIFRVDKITGPGNIYVTLAKKQVFGTVDIDMLAGPSEILILADESGKAEELAADLLSQAEHDRLASAILVSPSRDLLEETVKEVERQLEDLPRGEIARASWETYGAAIWVNDVSEGLALANEIAPEHFELVVKDPYSWLGQVKNVGAVFLGRYSPEPVGDYFAGPNHVLPTGGTARFYSPLNVDTFMKKVSVISYSEEALKRDAQQIALLARREGLEAHARAVEVRVKRNLSL
- the hisC gene encoding histidinol-phosphate transaminase codes for the protein MGMMVNQIEELVRPEVRKFVPYKANHMPQCITLDANENPFPWPEGMREKLYAANIPFNRYPDGMAQELKQAIAGYVRLSPEGILVGNGSDELIQLLLLTFGGGGKSMVIHPPTFSMYQIAARLTSTAVLEVPLLEGLYLDVEKMLKAAQSPDVHVLIICNPNNPTGSLFPREDILKLVRESGKIVVVDEAYAEFSGETLIPELANYPNLVILRTFSKAFGMAGLRLGYLLGQPGTIDLVNRTRAPFNVNSLSQKAGILALEYLPEYHKQIEIVTLEIQKLYQGLSLVPGLKVFPTKANFILFQPKDADRWVKELLQRGFLVRNMGNLPVLGSCLRISAGLPEENEKFLKAVAEINRL
- the hisB gene encoding imidazoleglycerol-phosphate dehydratase HisB, which gives rise to MREAFIERKTKETEIRVRLNLDGAGDAQAETGIGFFNHMLTAFARFAYFDLELKASGDLEVDAHHTIEDCGIVLGQALKEACGNKAGIERIGETLLPMDEALVQVALDFSNRPYLVWDIKPSEGMVGQFPFEMAEEFFRAFAVHSGLTLHIRQISGKNLHHILEAVFKGVGRALGLALRENPRFSGILSTKGVL
- the hisH gene encoding imidazole glycerol phosphate synthase subunit HisH, translated to MIGIVDYGRGNLRSVEKALEKVGFEAKIMTAPRDLQTVDGVILPGVGAFADAMEGLKQGEWIEPIVEFARSGRPFLGICLGMQVLYEVGEEHGEHAGLGLLAGRVVKFPPGRKVPHMGWNSVSLLQPSRLLEEIPSESYFYFVHSFYVLPEDSQDILGTSDYGIVFPAVVGKDNVWGAQFHPEKSSPWGLQLLSNFGKLVNEYAALSSN
- the hisA gene encoding 1-(5-phosphoribosyl)-5-[(5-phosphoribosylamino)methylideneamino]imidazole-4-carboxamide isomerase, with translation MLLFPAIDLKEGKAVRLLQGRMEDSTVYADDPVEVAENFKKQGASHLHVVDLNGAFTGQPVNDEVIRKIVGSVSLKVQVGGGIRTMERITELLELGVERVILGTIAVKDPQLVAEAARRYGERIIVGIDALGGRVAVQGWAEATEMQAVDLAQAMKNVGVKHIVFTDIARDGMLSGPNIESTVQLAQETGINVITSGGISTLEDIRRLQTEHLKGIPIEGAITGKALYSGAFTLKEALEAANYKPQLTEKRGE